In Methanosarcina siciliae T4/M, one genomic interval encodes:
- a CDS encoding PKD domain-containing protein yields MNKHTLKIFLICLTLLLVAAAQPVLGSDWAQFQRDAYNTGITADRAPITDPVNSTLSWEYKLGGNVDSAPIVAGDMMYAVAGNNHIYAFNRTTGGLVWEESTSGGLGFLIGNAAVGNGTVFVPTSNGKIFAFDAQTGSSKWNKTVSSYTYNQIDTPITYSDGKIYFGEAMGQSRNYFCLDENGNQVWSRPATTKVSSQGPYYWAGAAVIGDYLVYGDNDGHIVSVNKDTGTDIAEINVSEEFGVDCKEIRSSILYVEDPGRVYFTSTGGYCFALGFNPADPTFNTSDKHSVNIAYASTTTPAYYNGRIYIGSGEIMKSNGNGVYCLDADLTGVIWNYPVGGTGIVQSSPAISTYYDNGDGEVYIYFTVNAKPIGGVYCLKDLPDSTSPELVWSYIESGKTDFSLPGVAISDGWVYYGTDNKYIFGLTTPDSQVPEAPTADFSASPVSGDAPLTVSFTDLSTGDGITAWAWDFDNDENVDSTEQNPSYTYSNAGTYAVSLKVTGEGGSDSEVKADYITVSESSTPVEPVAAFAADVTSGTAPLTVNFTDQSTGSPTSWAWDFDNDGNDDSSEQSPSYTYNDTGSYTVKLTVSNENGSDALEISGMITVKEIVISEDTWYQFHKDAQHSGYSSSDAPDSANLAWIAGPLNDTYSLVPSSSVVIAEGMVFGLCNGAVDDYGNPLTSEGQLVAFDEETGEEIWNVTVMAPEWGSWSCPAYNDGKVFASAGKNTYCVNASTGDILWTFQNPSELASCNGGPAIGDGKVFASDWDGGNYYCLDENTGELLWTFKVDGLYAQSTPAYKEDRVYLSGWTTVNAVYCVNATTGELIWENDELSSNPCGSITVTDEGLYLSIYSFGTEDGFYKLDLNDGHEIWGRPDIPPTDSTPAVVNGKVYLSAGTAGYSDLNTYCLNASDGKTIWVTDSSENIGDWVCSPAVADGKVFTGGAAEGLFTGSSTLYAFDAETGTVIWSYKGCGGSPAIADDMVFSTGSGKLYAFKEAEVSLPEANFSSNVSSGKAPLTVGFTDESTGEGITDWAWDFENDGNVDSTEQNPVHTYTADGNYTVNLTVTSAAGSDSEVKDAYIVVSESLPESPVANFTATPTSGNAPLTVNFTDASTGTVSSYAWDFDNDGNVDSTEQSPSYIYAAVGTYTVNLTVTGTGGSDSEVKVDLVEVSKSLVNSYSTSMNNTNPGAPDPAIPGFVGPDGDGKCLNNGPNNVVNPVFLEWASVAVDYSPANQSINPNFADPAKALGPVTGSNMDIVSLGDLEESQLLAGEQPGSVTFGFDVPIANGDGPDLALFENGFMSGSGIFAELAFVEVSTDNITFVRFPAASLTPGLVGGYGTIDPTNVTNLVGKHVNAYGNSWGTPFDLSCLENTTEVLNGSVDLNNINYVRVVDIPGNGFFKDSLGNPIYDAWVTWGSGGLDLEAVGVINTAYLPVSVAEFSVNVTSGYAPLTVQFTDQSTYSPTSWAWDFDNDGSIDNTEQNPSFTYTTSGNYSVNLTVTNAAGSDSEVKDAYIVVSEPLPEAPVANFTATPTSGNAPLTVNFTDASTGTISSYAWDFDNDGSIDSTEQNPSHTYTSAGNYTVNLTVENAAGTDFELKTDYIEVSEASGSTVTLYFDPENSSVSENESTEINLVASNFPAGLSGYNLTVALDDPTVAEIVDIEYPSWALITENSSLPATSIYLKAVDGEDAVKEGAAGVVLATLKVSGKESGSANLSIGVDRLDDDSGDTVEPAFLTGKIEVTLLSPLPDQEYAPRDLDGDGLYEDLTGNGEFSFVDVVAYFHNMDWIEENMPVEYFDFNGNGRIDFDDVVDMFAMI; encoded by the coding sequence ATGAACAAACATACATTGAAAATATTTCTGATTTGTCTAACATTGCTCCTGGTAGCGGCTGCTCAGCCGGTACTGGGCTCCGACTGGGCTCAGTTCCAGAGAGATGCCTATAACACAGGCATAACTGCAGACAGAGCCCCTATAACTGACCCCGTGAACTCCACACTTTCCTGGGAGTACAAACTGGGAGGAAACGTTGATTCGGCTCCTATAGTGGCCGGAGACATGATGTATGCTGTGGCGGGTAACAATCACATCTATGCCTTTAACAGGACCACAGGCGGACTTGTCTGGGAAGAATCCACAAGTGGGGGTCTCGGCTTCCTTATCGGGAATGCAGCAGTTGGAAACGGAACAGTCTTTGTGCCAACATCCAATGGGAAGATTTTTGCTTTTGACGCGCAAACAGGTAGCTCAAAGTGGAACAAAACCGTAAGCAGCTACACATATAATCAGATTGATACTCCTATTACTTATTCTGACGGCAAAATCTACTTCGGGGAAGCAATGGGGCAATCCCGGAATTATTTCTGCCTGGACGAAAACGGCAACCAGGTCTGGAGCCGCCCTGCAACGACTAAAGTAAGCAGTCAGGGGCCCTACTATTGGGCAGGAGCTGCAGTAATCGGGGACTACCTCGTTTATGGAGACAATGACGGACACATTGTTTCCGTGAATAAGGATACAGGAACTGACATTGCTGAAATAAATGTCTCTGAAGAGTTCGGGGTAGACTGTAAAGAAATCCGGTCCTCAATCCTTTATGTTGAAGACCCGGGAAGAGTCTACTTCACGTCTACGGGAGGATACTGCTTTGCTCTTGGTTTTAACCCTGCCGACCCCACCTTTAATACATCCGACAAACACAGTGTAAACATCGCCTATGCCTCTACCACGACTCCTGCCTATTACAACGGAAGAATATACATAGGTTCGGGAGAAATAATGAAATCCAATGGAAATGGGGTTTATTGCCTTGATGCCGACCTGACCGGCGTGATCTGGAATTATCCTGTAGGAGGCACAGGGATAGTTCAGTCCTCCCCGGCAATCTCCACATACTACGACAACGGAGACGGGGAAGTCTACATATACTTCACGGTAAACGCAAAACCCATAGGAGGCGTGTACTGTCTCAAGGACTTACCCGATTCAACAAGCCCCGAACTTGTATGGAGTTACATCGAAAGCGGCAAAACGGACTTTTCTCTTCCGGGAGTTGCAATCTCTGACGGCTGGGTCTATTACGGAACCGACAACAAATACATCTTCGGACTCACAACTCCTGATTCGCAGGTTCCTGAAGCACCTACCGCTGACTTCAGCGCGTCGCCCGTTTCCGGAGACGCACCTCTAACTGTCAGCTTTACCGATCTTTCCACGGGCGATGGAATTACCGCCTGGGCATGGGACTTTGACAACGATGAAAACGTGGACTCGACAGAGCAGAACCCGAGCTACACCTATTCCAATGCAGGAACCTACGCTGTTAGCCTCAAGGTCACCGGGGAAGGCGGAAGCGACTCTGAAGTAAAAGCTGACTACATCACTGTATCCGAATCATCTACGCCTGTAGAACCGGTTGCTGCTTTCGCTGCGGATGTAACGAGTGGTACTGCTCCTCTAACCGTTAATTTCACGGATCAATCCACAGGTTCACCTACTTCCTGGGCATGGGACTTTGACAACGACGGAAACGATGACTCAAGCGAACAGAGCCCGAGCTATACCTATAACGATACAGGTAGCTATACCGTAAAACTTACTGTCAGCAACGAAAACGGTAGCGATGCCCTGGAAATTTCGGGAATGATCACAGTTAAAGAAATTGTGATATCCGAGGATACCTGGTACCAGTTCCACAAGGACGCACAGCACAGTGGATATAGTAGCTCTGATGCTCCTGACAGCGCTAACCTTGCCTGGATTGCCGGGCCTCTTAATGATACGTATTCCCTTGTTCCGAGTTCAAGCGTGGTTATTGCCGAAGGAATGGTCTTCGGACTATGCAACGGCGCTGTTGATGACTATGGCAACCCTCTGACTTCCGAGGGACAGCTTGTTGCCTTTGACGAGGAAACAGGAGAAGAAATATGGAATGTAACCGTAATGGCTCCGGAATGGGGTTCATGGTCATGTCCTGCTTACAATGACGGAAAGGTATTCGCATCTGCAGGGAAAAACACTTACTGTGTAAATGCTTCTACCGGGGATATTCTATGGACCTTCCAGAACCCGAGTGAACTTGCATCATGTAACGGCGGCCCGGCAATAGGAGATGGAAAGGTATTTGCCAGCGACTGGGACGGAGGAAATTATTACTGTCTTGATGAAAACACGGGAGAACTTCTGTGGACTTTCAAGGTAGATGGGCTATATGCACAGTCTACTCCTGCTTACAAAGAGGATAGGGTCTATCTTTCGGGATGGACTACCGTAAATGCAGTCTACTGCGTAAATGCAACCACTGGAGAACTGATATGGGAAAATGACGAGTTATCAAGCAACCCATGCGGTTCCATAACAGTTACCGATGAAGGTCTGTACCTTTCTATTTACAGTTTCGGGACAGAGGATGGATTCTACAAGCTTGACCTGAACGACGGACATGAAATATGGGGAAGACCCGATATACCCCCTACGGATTCAACACCAGCTGTGGTAAATGGAAAAGTCTATTTGTCGGCGGGTACGGCGGGATACAGCGACCTCAATACATATTGCCTTAATGCCTCTGACGGGAAAACAATATGGGTAACGGATTCTTCTGAGAATATAGGAGACTGGGTATGTTCACCTGCTGTTGCGGATGGAAAAGTCTTTACAGGAGGGGCAGCTGAAGGACTCTTTACAGGCTCATCAACACTCTACGCTTTTGATGCAGAAACAGGAACAGTAATATGGAGCTATAAAGGCTGTGGAGGCTCACCGGCAATTGCTGACGATATGGTATTCAGTACAGGAAGCGGAAAACTTTACGCGTTCAAGGAAGCCGAAGTATCTCTACCGGAAGCAAACTTCAGCTCCAATGTGAGTTCAGGAAAAGCACCCCTGACTGTAGGCTTCACCGACGAATCAACCGGAGAAGGCATCACAGACTGGGCATGGGACTTTGAAAACGACGGAAACGTGGATTCCACGGAACAGAACCCGGTCCATACTTACACTGCCGACGGAAATTATACTGTCAACCTAACAGTTACCAGTGCAGCGGGAAGCGATTCCGAGGTGAAGGATGCATATATTGTTGTTAGCGAATCTCTTCCCGAATCTCCGGTTGCCAACTTTACAGCAACGCCTACATCTGGAAATGCCCCACTGACAGTGAACTTTACCGATGCATCAACCGGTACTGTCTCTTCCTATGCATGGGACTTTGACAACGACGGAAATGTGGATTCCACTGAACAGAGCCCCTCATATATCTATGCTGCAGTCGGTACTTATACTGTCAACCTTACAGTAACCGGGACTGGAGGTAGTGATTCTGAGGTGAAAGTGGACCTTGTCGAGGTCTCAAAGTCCCTGGTAAATAGTTATTCTACTTCCATGAATAACACCAACCCCGGCGCTCCTGACCCCGCTATACCTGGTTTCGTGGGACCTGATGGCGATGGTAAATGCTTGAACAATGGACCTAATAACGTGGTAAACCCCGTATTCCTGGAGTGGGCTTCCGTTGCCGTCGATTATTCGCCTGCCAATCAGAGCATCAACCCAAATTTTGCTGACCCCGCCAAGGCTCTTGGCCCTGTGACCGGAAGCAACATGGATATCGTTTCCCTGGGAGACCTTGAAGAGAGTCAGCTCCTGGCCGGCGAGCAGCCGGGTTCGGTAACTTTCGGATTTGATGTGCCTATTGCTAACGGTGATGGTCCCGACCTGGCTCTCTTTGAGAATGGTTTCATGAGTGGTTCAGGGATATTTGCCGAGTTAGCCTTCGTGGAGGTATCCACAGATAACATCACCTTTGTGCGTTTCCCAGCGGCCTCGCTGACGCCTGGTTTGGTGGGAGGTTATGGGACAATTGATCCTACCAATGTGACCAATCTGGTGGGAAAGCATGTCAATGCTTATGGTAATTCGTGGGGTACACCGTTCGATCTCAGTTGCCTTGAGAACACGACAGAGGTCCTGAACGGTAGTGTGGATCTGAACAATATCAACTACGTGAGAGTAGTCGACATACCTGGCAACGGTTTCTTCAAGGATTCTCTTGGAAATCCCATCTACGATGCGTGGGTTACCTGGGGATCCGGAGGTCTGGATCTGGAGGCCGTTGGTGTAATTAATACGGCATATTTGCCGGTGTCTGTCGCCGAATTTTCTGTCAATGTGACTTCCGGATATGCCCCATTAACTGTCCAGTTCACCGACCAATCAACTTACAGCCCTACTTCCTGGGCGTGGGACTTTGATAATGACGGTTCGATTGACAATACTGAACAGAATCCTTCATTTACCTACACGACTTCAGGAAATTATTCAGTCAATCTTACGGTCACGAATGCAGCCGGTAGCGACTCGGAAGTAAAGGACGCATATATTGTAGTTAGCGAACCACTTCCTGAAGCTCCGGTTGCAAACTTCACTGCGACGCCTACTTCTGGAAACGCCCCACTGACAGTAAACTTCACCGATGCATCAACCGGAACTATCTCTTCATATGCATGGGACTTTGATAATGACGGCTCGATTGACAGTACTGAGCAGAACCCCTCTCATACGTACACATCAGCCGGAAATTACACTGTAAATCTGACTGTGGAAAATGCTGCCGGAACTGACTTTGAGTTAAAAACGGATTACATAGAAGTTTCCGAAGCTTCCGGGTCAACTGTTACTCTCTATTTCGACCCTGAAAATTCCTCAGTTTCAGAAAACGAATCCACTGAAATAAATCTCGTTGCCAGCAATTTCCCTGCAGGCCTTTCAGGCTACAACCTGACCGTTGCTCTCGACGACCCGACTGTTGCCGAGATAGTCGATATAGAGTACCCTTCCTGGGCTTTGATTACTGAAAACTCTTCCCTGCCAGCGACTTCTATCTACCTGAAAGCTGTTGACGGAGAAGATGCCGTTAAGGAAGGAGCAGCAGGTGTTGTGCTTGCAACTCTTAAGGTTTCTGGGAAGGAATCAGGATCAGCAAACCTTTCGATAGGAGTTGACCGTCTGGATGACGACTCCGGAGACACGGTTGAGCCAGCGTTTTTAACAGGGAAAATTGAAGTAACCCTTCTTTCTCCCCTGCCGGATCAGGAATATGCCCCCAGGGACCTTGATGGAGACGGACTCTATGAAGACCTCACCGGAAACGGGGAGTTCAGCTTCGTAGATGTAGTGGCATACTTCCACAACATGGACTGGATAGAGGAAAACATGCCGGTGGAGTATTTCGACTTCAACGGGAACGGAAGGATAGACTTCGATGATGTAGTAGATATGTTTGCAATGATCTGA